From Coffea arabica cultivar ET-39 chromosome 2e, Coffea Arabica ET-39 HiFi, whole genome shotgun sequence, the proteins below share one genomic window:
- the LOC113731913 gene encoding ion channel POLLUX isoform X5: MTTVTSNGGSNSSTPSPSSTPNLTSRPELPPVLKRSKTISEETRTPHFPGPLFPAVRRVSTSPPSSNNRTTSASSSEVSSATTVSSSSSVSDQAFNFADRDYVYPSFLGPYATRSRVAAKSAAHNSNSTERQVTGQFSARMPSNLNVDVGNRLDSVRSIAALPPAPRPAKLKSDPSKPKSMAKLKGEKDLNSLSVQVPVTSSSLSSSTTASSSSYSPRKPPGHTSSWVLNLLKLICTLPTPYAIYLQNKVGILQEEIGDLRRLCSTGSAVGSHSINLVELGNVFSFSFFGNTDSRKLALYMVACTLITPFLVYKYLDCTPPIKNPSKGTRDSNEEVPLKKRIAYMVDVCFSVYPYAKLLALLFATLFLIGFGGLAIYAVSDGSFTEALWLSWSFVADSGNHADMVGSGPRIVSVSISSGGMLIFAMMLGLVSDAISEKVDSLRKGKSEVIESNHILILGWSDKLGSLLKQLAIANKSIGGGVVVVLAERDKEEMEMDIAKLEFDFMGTSVICRSGSPLILADLKKVSVSKARAIIVLASNENADQSDARALRVVLSLAGVKEGLRGHVVVEMSDLDNEPLVKLVGGELIETVVAHDVIGRLMIQCALQPGLAQIWEDILGFENAEFYIKRWPQLDGLHFEDVLVSFPDAIPCGVKVAAEGGKIIINPEDKYVLKEGDEILVIAEDDDTYAPGPLPEVSRGLCPRMIEPPKYPEKILFCGWRRDIDDMIMVIVLEAFLAPGSELWMFNEVPEKDREKKLTDGGLNISGLENLKLVHHEGNAVVRRHLENLPLETFDSHFIRVAAY, encoded by the exons ATGACGACGGTGACGAGTAATGGAGGTTCGAATTCAAGTACTCCAAGCCCTAGCTCAACCCCAAATCTCACCAGTAGACCGGAGCTGCCACCGGTTCTCAAGAGATCGAAAACAATCTCGGAGGAGACGCGGACTCCACACTTCCCTGGCCCACTGTTCCCCGCTGTCCGTCGCGTCTCTACCTCCCCTCCCTCCTCAAACAACCGCACTACCTCCGCCTCCTCCTCCGAAGTTTCTAGCGCCACCACtgtctcctcctcctcctctgtcTCCGACCAGGCCTTCAATTTTGCGGATCGGGACTATGTGTACCCTTCATTTCTCGGTCCTTACGCTACTCGAAGCCGAGTTGCCGCAAAATCTGCTGCACACAATAGTAATAGCACTGAGCGGCAGGTGACGGGGCAATTTTCGGCTCGTATGCCGTCTAATTTGAATGTGGATGTTGGTAATAGACTGGACTCCGTCCGCAGTATTGCTGCCCTTCCTCCTGCTCCTCGGCCGGCGAAACTCAAGTCGGATCCTTCCAAGCCCAAATCCATGGCCAAGCTGAAAGGTGAAAAGGATCTGAATTCCTTGTCAGTTCAAGTACCGGTTACTTCGTCTTCGTTGTCATCTAGTACGACGGCTAGTTCCAGTTCTTACAGTCCTCGGAAACCTCCCGGACATACAAGTTCTTGGGTTCTTAATTTG CTTAAATTGATTTGTACATTGCCTACACCTTATGCAATCTACTTGCAAAATAAAGTGGGTATTCTTCAG GAAGAAATTGGTGATCTTCGTAGACTATGTAGCACTGGAAGTGCTGTTGGCAGTCACAGCATTAACCTTGTGGAGTTAGGAAATGTATTTTCATTTTCGTTTTTTGGTAACACTGACAGTAGAAAGCTTGCCCTTTATATGGTTGCGTGCACACTTATCACGCCATTTTTAGTGTACAAATATCTTGATTGCACTCCACCAATAAAGAACCCTTCAAAGGGGACAAGAGATAGCAATGAGGAGGTTCCACTGAAGAAGAGAATTGCTTATATGGTGGATGTTTGTTTCTCTGTCTATCCTTATGCAAAGCTACTTGCACTTCTTTTTGCCACACTATTTCTCATTGGATTTGGAGGCTTGGCAATATATGCTGTCAGTGATGGCAGCTTTACTGAAGCTCTTTGGCTCTCTTGGAGCTTCGTGGCAGACTCGGGAAATCATGCTGATATGGTTGGTTCTGGGCCACGGATTGTTTCAGTTTCTATTAGTTCAGGAGGCATGCTTATATTTGCCATGATGCTAGGGCTTGTTTCAGATGCTATTTCAGAAAAAGTGGATTCATTGCGTAAAGGCAAGAGTGAGGTTATTGAAAGCAACCATATACTTATTCTTGGATGGAGTGACAAACTG GGTTCCCTTCTGAAGCAATTAGCAATAGCAAATAAGAGCATAGGTGGTGGTGTTGTTGTTGTACTTGCAGAAAGAGACAAGGAGGAAATGGAGATGGACATAGCAAAGCTTGAATTTGACTTCATGGGTACATCAGTTATATGTAGAAGTGGCAGTCCTCTTATACTTGCTGACTTGAAAAAG GTTTCAGTCTCAAAGGCACGTGCAATCATTGTCTTGGCATCTAATGAGAATGCAGATCAG AGTGATGCACGTGCCTTGAGGGTTGTGCTTAGCCTTGCAGGAGTAAAAGAGGGATTGAGAGGTCACGTTGTCGTGGAAATGAGTGATCTTGATAACGAACCTCTAGTAAAGCTTGTTGGAGGAGAACTGATTGAAACAGTTGTAGCACATGATGTGATTGGTCGGTTGATGATACAGTGTGCTCTCCAACCTGGCCTTGCACAG ATATGGGAAGACATTTTGGGGTTTGAAAATGCAGAATTTTATATCAAAAGGTGGCCTCAACTGGATGGTTTACATTTCGAAGATGTGTTGGTATCATTTCCTGATGCAATTCCTTGTGGAGTCAAGGTTGCTGCAGAGGGTGGCAAGATAATCATTAATCCTGAAGATAAATATGTTCTAAAAGAAGGTGATGAGATTCTTGTCATAGCCGAGGATGATGACACCTATGCCCCAGGTCCCTTACCAGAG GTAAGTCGGGgcctttgtcctagaatgattgAACCTCCAAAATATCCGGAGAAAATACTTTTTTGTGGCTGGCGGCGTGACATAGATGATATGATTATGGTAATT GTACTTGAGGCATTCCTTGCTCCAGGTTCAGAGTTATGGATGTTTAACGAGGTGCCTGAAAAAGATAGAGAGAAGAAGTTAACAGATGGTGGTCTTAATATTTCAGGGTTAGAGAACCTAAAACTTGTCCATCATGAAGGCAATGCTGTCGTTAGACGTCATTTAGAAAATCTTCCTTTGGAAACATTTGATTCT CATTTCATACGCGTGGCTGCATACTAA
- the LOC113731913 gene encoding ion channel POLLUX isoform X4, whose amino-acid sequence MTTVTSNGGSNSSTPSPSSTPNLTSRPELPPVLKRSKTISEETRTPHFPGPLFPAVRRVSTSPPSSNNRTTSASSSEVSSATTVSSSSSVSDQAFNFADRDYVYPSFLGPYATRSRVAAKSAAHNSNSTERQVTGQFSARMPSNLNVDVGNRLDSVRSIAALPPAPRPAKLKSDPSKPKSMAKLKGEKDLNSLSVQVPVTSSSLSSSTTASSSSYSPRKPPGHTSSWVLNLLKLICTLPTPYAIYLQNKVGILQEEIGDLRRLCSTGSAVGSHSINLVELGNVFSFSFFGNTDSRKLALYMVACTLITPFLVYKYLDCTPPIKNPSKGTRDSNEEVPLKKRIAYMVDVCFSVYPYAKLLALLFATLFLIGFGGLAIYAVSDGSFTEALWLSWSFVADSGNHADMVGSGPRIVSVSISSGGMLIFAMMLGLVSDAISEKVDSLRKGKSEVIESNHILILGWSDKLGSLLKQLAIANKSIGGGVVVVLAERDKEEMEMDIAKLEFDFMGTSVICRSGSPLILADLKKVSVSKARAIIVLASNENADQSDARALRVVLSLAGVKEGLRGHVVVEMSDLDNEPLVKLVGGELIETVVAHDVIGRLMIQCALQPGLAQIWEDILGFENAEFYIKRWPQLDGLHFEDVLVSFPDAIPCGVKVAAEGGKIIINPEDKYVLKEGDEILVIAEDDDTYAPGPLPEVSRGLCPRMIEPPKYPEKILFCGWRRDIDDMIMVIVLEAFLAPGSELWMFNEVPEKDREKKLTDGGLNISGLENLKLVHHEGNAVVRRHLENLPLETFDSTNPSKTLLFTQIHDLLPPSSLFGIFSQSGFLIKIQDPFL is encoded by the exons ATGACGACGGTGACGAGTAATGGAGGTTCGAATTCAAGTACTCCAAGCCCTAGCTCAACCCCAAATCTCACCAGTAGACCGGAGCTGCCACCGGTTCTCAAGAGATCGAAAACAATCTCGGAGGAGACGCGGACTCCACACTTCCCTGGCCCACTGTTCCCCGCTGTCCGTCGCGTCTCTACCTCCCCTCCCTCCTCAAACAACCGCACTACCTCCGCCTCCTCCTCCGAAGTTTCTAGCGCCACCACtgtctcctcctcctcctctgtcTCCGACCAGGCCTTCAATTTTGCGGATCGGGACTATGTGTACCCTTCATTTCTCGGTCCTTACGCTACTCGAAGCCGAGTTGCCGCAAAATCTGCTGCACACAATAGTAATAGCACTGAGCGGCAGGTGACGGGGCAATTTTCGGCTCGTATGCCGTCTAATTTGAATGTGGATGTTGGTAATAGACTGGACTCCGTCCGCAGTATTGCTGCCCTTCCTCCTGCTCCTCGGCCGGCGAAACTCAAGTCGGATCCTTCCAAGCCCAAATCCATGGCCAAGCTGAAAGGTGAAAAGGATCTGAATTCCTTGTCAGTTCAAGTACCGGTTACTTCGTCTTCGTTGTCATCTAGTACGACGGCTAGTTCCAGTTCTTACAGTCCTCGGAAACCTCCCGGACATACAAGTTCTTGGGTTCTTAATTTG CTTAAATTGATTTGTACATTGCCTACACCTTATGCAATCTACTTGCAAAATAAAGTGGGTATTCTTCAG GAAGAAATTGGTGATCTTCGTAGACTATGTAGCACTGGAAGTGCTGTTGGCAGTCACAGCATTAACCTTGTGGAGTTAGGAAATGTATTTTCATTTTCGTTTTTTGGTAACACTGACAGTAGAAAGCTTGCCCTTTATATGGTTGCGTGCACACTTATCACGCCATTTTTAGTGTACAAATATCTTGATTGCACTCCACCAATAAAGAACCCTTCAAAGGGGACAAGAGATAGCAATGAGGAGGTTCCACTGAAGAAGAGAATTGCTTATATGGTGGATGTTTGTTTCTCTGTCTATCCTTATGCAAAGCTACTTGCACTTCTTTTTGCCACACTATTTCTCATTGGATTTGGAGGCTTGGCAATATATGCTGTCAGTGATGGCAGCTTTACTGAAGCTCTTTGGCTCTCTTGGAGCTTCGTGGCAGACTCGGGAAATCATGCTGATATGGTTGGTTCTGGGCCACGGATTGTTTCAGTTTCTATTAGTTCAGGAGGCATGCTTATATTTGCCATGATGCTAGGGCTTGTTTCAGATGCTATTTCAGAAAAAGTGGATTCATTGCGTAAAGGCAAGAGTGAGGTTATTGAAAGCAACCATATACTTATTCTTGGATGGAGTGACAAACTG GGTTCCCTTCTGAAGCAATTAGCAATAGCAAATAAGAGCATAGGTGGTGGTGTTGTTGTTGTACTTGCAGAAAGAGACAAGGAGGAAATGGAGATGGACATAGCAAAGCTTGAATTTGACTTCATGGGTACATCAGTTATATGTAGAAGTGGCAGTCCTCTTATACTTGCTGACTTGAAAAAG GTTTCAGTCTCAAAGGCACGTGCAATCATTGTCTTGGCATCTAATGAGAATGCAGATCAG AGTGATGCACGTGCCTTGAGGGTTGTGCTTAGCCTTGCAGGAGTAAAAGAGGGATTGAGAGGTCACGTTGTCGTGGAAATGAGTGATCTTGATAACGAACCTCTAGTAAAGCTTGTTGGAGGAGAACTGATTGAAACAGTTGTAGCACATGATGTGATTGGTCGGTTGATGATACAGTGTGCTCTCCAACCTGGCCTTGCACAG ATATGGGAAGACATTTTGGGGTTTGAAAATGCAGAATTTTATATCAAAAGGTGGCCTCAACTGGATGGTTTACATTTCGAAGATGTGTTGGTATCATTTCCTGATGCAATTCCTTGTGGAGTCAAGGTTGCTGCAGAGGGTGGCAAGATAATCATTAATCCTGAAGATAAATATGTTCTAAAAGAAGGTGATGAGATTCTTGTCATAGCCGAGGATGATGACACCTATGCCCCAGGTCCCTTACCAGAG GTAAGTCGGGgcctttgtcctagaatgattgAACCTCCAAAATATCCGGAGAAAATACTTTTTTGTGGCTGGCGGCGTGACATAGATGATATGATTATGGTAATT GTACTTGAGGCATTCCTTGCTCCAGGTTCAGAGTTATGGATGTTTAACGAGGTGCCTGAAAAAGATAGAGAGAAGAAGTTAACAGATGGTGGTCTTAATATTTCAGGGTTAGAGAACCTAAAACTTGTCCATCATGAAGGCAATGCTGTCGTTAGACGTCATTTAGAAAATCTTCCTTTGGAAACATTTGATTCT ACGAATCCGTCGAAGACTCTATTGTTCACTCAGATTCACGATCTCTTGCCACCCTCCTCCTTATTCGGGATATTCAG TCAAAGCGGCTTCCTTATAAAGATACAAGATCCCTTCCTCTAA